Proteins from a single region of Cetobacterium ceti:
- a CDS encoding SPFH domain-containing protein, giving the protein MFFIIILIFILAVLVATKVRIVPQSQAYVVERLGAYLTTWNVGLNILIPFIDRVAQRVSLKEQVIDFKPQPVITKDNVTMQIDSVVYFQITDPKLYTYGVERPLNAIENLTATTLRNIIGEMELDMTLTSRDTINTKMRAILDDATDPWGIKVNRVELKNIIPPAEIQDAMEKQMKAERGRRESILRAEGQKRSAILVAEGEKEAAILRAEAKKEAAIREAEGEAEAILNVQKANAEAIKLIKEAGADQSVLALKGMEAFQKVADGQATKIIIPTELQSVVTLGEIFHQTKNN; this is encoded by the coding sequence ATGTTTTTTATTATTATTTTAATTTTTATATTAGCAGTATTGGTGGCAACAAAAGTACGAATTGTTCCTCAATCTCAAGCTTATGTAGTTGAAAGACTTGGAGCTTATTTAACTACATGGAATGTTGGTTTAAATATTTTAATCCCATTTATTGATAGAGTAGCTCAAAGAGTTTCTCTAAAAGAACAAGTAATTGATTTTAAGCCACAACCAGTTATAACAAAAGATAACGTAACTATGCAAATAGATTCTGTTGTTTATTTTCAAATAACGGATCCTAAACTTTATACTTATGGTGTTGAAAGACCTTTAAATGCAATTGAAAATTTAACTGCAACAACTCTTAGAAATATTATAGGTGAAATGGAGTTAGATATGACTTTAACTTCAAGAGATACTATAAATACTAAAATGAGAGCTATTTTAGATGATGCTACAGATCCTTGGGGAATTAAAGTAAATAGAGTTGAATTAAAAAATATAATTCCTCCTGCTGAAATTCAAGATGCTATGGAAAAACAAATGAAAGCTGAAAGAGGAAGAAGAGAATCTATTTTAAGAGCAGAGGGACAAAAAAGATCTGCTATTTTAGTTGCTGAAGGAGAAAAAGAAGCTGCAATTTTAAGAGCTGAGGCTAAAAAAGAAGCCGCTATTAGAGAAGCCGAAGGAGAAGCTGAGGCAATATTAAATGTTCAAAAGGCAAATGCTGAAGCTATTAAATTAATAAAAGAAGCTGGAGCAGATCAAAGTGTTCTAGCACTTAAAGGAATGGAAGCTTTCCAAAAAGTTGCTGATGGTCAAGCAACTAAGATTATTATTCCTACTGAACTACAAAGTGTTGTAACTTTAGGAGAAATCTTTCATCAAACAAAAAATAACTAA